Proteins encoded in a region of the Acomys russatus chromosome 14, mAcoRus1.1, whole genome shotgun sequence genome:
- the Imp3 gene encoding U3 small nucleolar ribonucleoprotein protein IMP3, with protein sequence MVRKLKFHEQKLLKQVDFLNWEVTDHNLHELRVLRRYGLQRREEYTRYNQLSRAVRELARRLRDLPERDPFRVRASAALLDKLYALGLVPTRGSLELCDSVSASSFCRRRLPTLLLKLRMAQHLQAAVAFVEQGHVRVGPDVVTDPAFLVTRSMEDFVTWVDSSKIKRHVLEYNEERDDFDLDA encoded by the coding sequence ATGGTGCGAAAGCTTAAGTTCCATGAGCAGAAGCTGCTGAAGCAGGTGGACTTCTTAAACTGGGAGGTCACCGACCACAACCTTCACGAGCTGCGCGTGCTGCGGCGGTACGGGCTCCAGCGGCGTGAGGAGTACACGCGCTACAACCAGCTGAGCCGCGCCGTGCGCGAGCTGGCGCGGCGCCTGCGCGACCTGCCCGAACGCGACCCATTTCGCGTGCGTGCCTCGGCGGCGCTGTTGGACAAGCTGTACGCTCTGGGCCTGGTGCCCACGCGCGGCTCGCTGGAGCTCTGCGACTCCGTCTCAGCGTCGTCCTTCTGCCGCCGCCGCCTGCCTACTCTGCTCCTCAAGCTGCGCATGGCGCAGCACCTCCAGGCTGCTGTGGCCTTCGTGGAGCAGGGTCACGTCCGCGTGGGCCCGGACGTGGTCACCGATCCCGCCTTTCTCGTCACTCGCAGCATGGAGGACTTCGTCACTTGGGTGGACTCATCCAAGATCAAGCGGCACGTGCTGGAGTACAATGAGGAGCGCGACGACTTTGACCTGGATGCCTAG